In Labrys monachus, the genomic stretch CGCGGCCGTCGCCGGTGCCTGACTCCCCCTTTTACACGCTTTGCGTGCCGATCGGCCGCCGCGCCGCGTTTCGGCTCGGGTTTCGCCATCTTTCATTTACCTTGATGATTCATGATCGAGGCATGAAACCCTCGATCGCCCTCGTCCTGGCCATGCTCGCCTGCTCTGCCCCGCCCGCAGCGGCAGCCTCGTTCCAGTCCTGCCTCGCGGCGATCGGCAGTCGCGCCGTGGCCGCCGGCGTGAGCCCCGCCGTCTTCGAACGCAGCACCAGCGGGCTGCAGCCGGACATGACGATCATCGACCTGATGAACAAGCAGCCGGAGTTCAGGACGCCGATCTGGGATTACATGGCCGGCCTCGTCGACGCCCAGCGCATCGCCGACGGCCGGCGCATGCTGGCCAAATGGGGCGCGGTGCTCGGCAACGTCCAGCGGCGCTACGGCGTCGATCCGGCGGTGGTGGTCGCGGTCTGGGGGGTGGAATCGAATTTCGGCGAGAACCAGGGCTCCTATCCGCTGGTGCAGTCGCTCGCCACGCTCTCCTGCTATGGCGGGCGCCGCCACGCCTATTTCCAGGGCGAGTTCATCAATGCGCTGAAGATCATCCAGCGCCGGGACGTCGATCCCGCCCATCTCATGGGCTCGTGGGCCGGTGCTTTCGGCAACACCCAGTTCATGCCGTCGACCTTCCTGCGCAGCGCCGTCGACGGCGATGGCGACGGCCGGCGGGACATCGTCGATTCCGTGCCCGATGCCCTCGCCTCGACGGCGAACTATCTCGCCAAGGCCGGCTGGGTTCCGGGCAGCCGCTGGGGCTACGAAGTGCGTCTGCCGTCCGGCTTCCGCCCGGGCCTGGCCGGGCGCGGCCGCAAGCGCCCGCTTGCGGCCTGGGCGGCCATGGGCGTCAGGCGGGTCGACGGCTCGCCGCTGCCGGCCGACAATGCCCGCGCGGCGATCCTGCTTCCCGCCGGCGCCAGCGGGCCGGCCTTCGTGGTCTTCCGCAATTTCGACGCGATCTATTCCTACAACGCAGCCGAATCCTACGCGCTGGCCATCGCCCATCTGTCGGACCGGATCCGCGGCGGCGGGCCTTTCGCCACGCCCTGGCCGACGGACGATCCGGGCCTGTCGCGGGCCCAGCGCCGGGAATTGCAGGCCCTGCTGACGCGGCGGGGCTATGACGTCGGCCCGGCCGACGGCGCGATCGGCGCCAAGACGGTGCTGGCCGTCAAGGACATGCAGCGTAGGCTTGGCCTCGCCGTGACCGGCCATCCGGGCCTCAAGATCCTGACCGCCCTGCGGGGCGGCTAGCGCTCCCGGGGCGTTTCTTTGCCGCAGACCGTCATGATGATTGCGCCCGCTCTGCAGGTTGCCTACTATATCCGCCGAGAAAAGCTGTAGAACCACGATGCCGATGCAAACCCTGATCCGTTTCGATCGCTCCGCCGAAATGTCGTCGCGGGACCACCAGCGTACCGGCTGCCCGTTCCATGACGTGCGCAGCATGCTGCGCGACGTCGGCCTGCGCCCGACGCGCCAGCGCCTGGCGCTGGGCTGGCTCCTCTTCCAGAAGGGGGACCGGCACATCACCGCCGAAATCCTGCACGACGAGGCCTCCAAGGCGCGCGTGCCGGTGTCGCTCGCCACCGTCTACAACACGCTGCATCAGTTCACGGAAGTCGGCCTGCTGCGCGAATTCGCGGTCGACGGGTCCAAGACCTATTTCGACACCAATGTGCACGAGCATCATCATTATTTCGTCGAAGGCGACAATGAGGTGCTCGACATTCCCGGCGAGATCGGCATGGCTGAAATGCCCGACGTGCCGGAGGGCTATGAGGTCGCGCGGGTCGACGTCATCGTGCGCCTGCGCCGGAAGAAATAGCGCGCCCGTCTTTTCCGCGATTCGCCGCGCGGCCACTTTATGGTCGCCGGCGGCCCCCAGGAAAACGTGTCGAGACATCGGTTGAATTTGCTCCGGGCCCCGGGACAGGTCCGGCATGGCGAACGCTTTTCCTCGCCTGCGGGACATCGGCCGAACCCGGCACCTTTGGAACAGGCACTCTTGGAACCCGGCGCCGTCGGCGCTACGTCTTCAGCCAGTCCAGCAGGCTGAGGGAGATCAGCGTCGCCGCCAGGATGGCGGCCGCATAGATCAGGCTATGGCGCCAATTGGCGAGCGGGGATTCGGGCCCGAACAGGGCGTGGCGGCCCAGCATCAGTCCCGCGATCAGGAAGGCGACGGTCAGGCCGCCATGGCGGATGCCCGTCACCATGTCGTGAAAGATGACCATGCCGCAGATGAGCATGGTCGGAAACCAGGCATGCCTGAATTCGGTACGCAATGATCGGAAGACGGAGCCAAATTGCTGCATGATAACCTCGACCGGCATTCTATCGATATTCTCCTGGCGCTCGTGCGCGCCTGTCGCCCAACGGCGGTGACCGGGCTGTCGCCCTCGTATCCCCTGCGGATCCTCCGTTCGTGTTGGCGAATCCGGTCTAGCCGCTGAATACGGCACCAACGTGCCAGGCTCGTGGCCGGTTGCGGGGATCGGCGCCCCAGGGGTGAATCCGCACCGGAATGAGCGGGTAGCGTTAATGATCGGTTTACGCGGGGCCGTCGGGCCCGGGCGCACGCAGGCGCGGCAAATTGCCCGGAGGGCAGTAGCGGCTTTCCTGGAATCCTTCTATATACACGGAACATCACGCTCCCCCTCTTCCTCGCGAGCGCGAATTCGGGTGACGTCTCATAGGCTTGGGACTATCGTCCGGTCTTTCTCAGGGAACCCGCCATGGCTTCTATCGACAGCTTCAAGGCCCGCCAGACCCTTACTGTGGGCGCGAAGACCTATACCTATTATTCGCTGAAGGCGGCGGAGGCCAACGGCCTCCCGGGCATTTCCGCTTTGCCTGTTTCCATGAAGGTATTGCTCGAGAACCTGCTGCGCTTCGAAGACGGGCGCAGCGTCTCCAAGGGCGACATCGAGGCGATCGCCGCCTTCCTGCTCAACCGCGGCAAGGCCGAACGGGAGATCGCCTTCCGTCCCGCCCGCGTGCTGATGCAGGACTTCACGGGCGTGCCGGCCGTGGTCGACCTCGCCGCCATGCGCGACGCGATGCGGGCGCTGGGCGGCGATCCGGCCCGCATCAACCCGCTGGTGCCGGTCGACCTCGTCATCGATCATTCGGTCGTCGTCGACTATTTCGGCAACAAGGAAGCGTTCGGCAAGAACGTCGCCCGCGAATATGAGCAGAACCAGGAGCGCTACCGCTTCCTGAAATGGGGCCAGTCGGCCTTCTCGAATTTCCGCGTGGTGCCGCCGGGCACCGGCATCTGCCATCAGGTCAACCTGGAATATCTCGCCCAGACGGTGTGGACCGGCCCCGAGGAGGATGGCAGCGAAGTCGCCTATCCCGATACGCTCGTCGGCACCGACAGCCATACCACGATGATCAACGGCCTCGGCGTGCTCGGCTGGGGCGTCGGCGGCATCGAAGCGGAGGCGGCGATGCTTGGCCAGCCGATCTCGATGCTGATCCCCGAGGTCGTCGGCTTCCGCCTCACCGGCAAGCTGCAGGCCGGCGTCACCGCCACCGACCTCGTCCTCACCGTCACCCAGATGCTGCGCAAGCGCGGCGTCGTCGGCAAGTTCGTCGAATTCTTCGGTCACGGCCTCGACGCCATGACGCTGGAGGACAAGGCGACGATCGGCAACATGGCGCCGGAATATGGCGCGACCTGCGGCTTCTTCCCCGTCGATGCGGAGACGCTGCGCTATCTCGACAAGTCCGGCCGCCAGGCCGACCGCATCGCCCTGGTCGAGGCCTATGCCAAGGAGCAGGGCATGTTCCGCACGGCGGGCAGCTTCGACCCGCTGTTCACCGACACGCTGGAACTCGACCTCTCCACCGTGCTGCCCTCGCTCGCCGGGCCCAAGCGCCCGCAGGACCGGGTGCTGCTGTCCGACGCCAAGGCGGGCTTCCTCGCCGCCCTGGAGACGGAGTTCAAGAAGACGGGCGAAGCGGACAAGAGCGTGGCCGTGGCGGGCACGGACTACGCCATCCAGCACGGCGCGGTGACGATCGCGGCCATCACCTCCTGCACCAACACCTCCAACCCGTCGGTGCTGGTCGCCGCCGGGCTGCTCGCCCGCAAGGCCCACGCCAAGGGGCTGACCTCCAAGCCCTGGGTCAAGACCTCGCTCGCGCCGGGCTCGCAGGTGGTGGAGGCCTATCTCACCAAGTCCGGCCTGCAGGCCGATCTCGATGCGCTCGGCTTCAATCTCGTCGGCTTCGGCTGCACCACCTGCATCGGCAATTCCGGGCCGCTGCCGGAGGCGGTCTCGGAGGCGGTCAACAAGGGCGACGTGGTCGCCGCGGCCGTGCTGTCCGGCAACCGCAATTTCGAGGGCCGCGTCAATCCCGACGTGAAGGCCAACTACCTGGCCTCGCCGCCGCTGGTGGTGGCCTATGCCCTGGCCGGCTCGCTGCAGGTCGACCTCACGCTGGAGCCGCTCGGCACCGGCAGCGACGGCCGGCCCGTGTTCCTGACCGACGTCTGGCCGAGCCCGGCGGAGGTGCAGGCGGTGATCGACCAATATGTCACCAAGGGCCTGTTCCAGGAGAAATATGCCGACGTGTTCAAGGGCGATGCCAATTGGCAGGCGATCGCGATCCCGACCGGCGAGACCTATGCCTGGGATCCGGCGTCGACCTATGTGCAGAACCCGCCCTACTTCACCGGCATGAGCAAGACGCCGGAGGCGCCTTCCGACATCCACGATGCGCATATCCTCGGCCTGTTCCTCGATTCGATCACCACGGACCACATCTCGCCGGCCGGGTCGATCAAGGCGGCGAGCCCGGCGGGCGAATATCTGCGCGACCACCAGGTGCGGCCGGTCGACTTCAACCAGTACGGCACGCGGCGCGGCAATCACGAGGTGATGATGCGCGGCACCTTCGCCAATATCCGCATCAAGAACCAGATGCTGCCGGGGGTCGAAGGCGGCTTCTCCATCCATTATCCGGACGGGCAGCAGGCGCCGATCTACGACGTCGCCATGCGCTACAAGGCGGAAGGCGTGCCGCTGGTCGTCCTGGCCGGCAAGGAATACGGCACGGGCTCCTCGCGCGACTGGGCGGCCAAGGGCACCAAGCTGCTCGGCGTGCGCGCGGTGGTCGCCCAGTCCTTCGAGCGCATCCACCGTTCGAACCTGGTCGGCATGGGCGTCGTGCCCTTCACCTTCGCGGAGGGCACCTCCTGGCAGACGCTCGGCCTCAAGGGCGACGAGACCGTGACCATCGAGGGCATCGAGACCATCCGGCCGCGCGCCACCATCGAGGCCGAGATCACGTCGGCCGACGGCACGGTGACGAAGGTGCCGCTGTTGTGCCGCATCGATACGCTGGACGAGCTCGACTACTTCAAGAACGGCGGCATCCTGCAATTCGTGCTGCGCCGGCTGGCCGCCTGAGGTTGCTGGCGCCGATCGGCCGGATCGATTGCCTTCTCCCGGAAGGGAGAAGGTCCCGGCCGGGGGATGAGGGTTCAAACCTGGGCGAAGAGAACGCGATGGGGCGCTCGAATCGTCAAATCTCAGCCCCTCATCCGCCCTTCGGGGCACCTCCTCCCGCTCGGGAGAAGGAAGGCTGCGCCATTTTCTGCAAATACACCGCCTGTATGCCGTTCCTGCATGAGGAACACGAGGATGTCTCACCCTAGGACACACGCATGATCCCGGATAGGCTCGTCGCCGGCTACAAATCCTTCCTCGGCGACCGTTTCTCCCGCGAGCGCCAGCGCTACGAGGTGCTCGCCGAGAGCGGCCAGAACCCCGAGATCCTGATCATCGGCTGCTGCGATTCGCGCGTGTCGCCCGAGGTGATCTTCGACGCCGGCCCCGGCGAGATCTTCGTGGTGCGCAACGTCGCCAACATCGTGCCGCCCTACGAGACCAACGGCCAGTTCCACGGCACCAGCGCGGCGCTGGAGTTCGCGGTGGAGGCGCTCAAGGTCCGGCATATCGTGGTGATGGGCCATGCCAGCTGCGGCGGCATCCGCTCCTTCGCGCAGAAGAGCGCGCCCCTGTCCTCGGGCGACTTCATCGGCAAGTGGATGTCGATCATCGCGCCCGCGGCCGACACGCTCGACGATCCCGGCGACAATCCCTCGGACAACTACATGATGCGCCTCAATCTCGCGGCGATCGAGCAGAGCCTCGCCAACCTCATGACGTTCGGCAGCGTCCGGCGCCGCGTCAGCGCCGGCGAGCTGCAGCTCCACGGCGCCTATTTCGGCGTCGCCACCGGCCTGCTGCTCGTCCGCGATCCCGAGACCGGCCGCTTCGCGCCGCTCGCCGAGGATGTCGGCACGCCGCCCTCGCTGCTGCGCTGCGACTGAGGGAGATCAGTGCGCGTCGAAGCGGTAGAGCGGGGTGATCGTGTCCAATCCCATGCTTTCTTCGCCGCAGGCCCGCATGAGCGATGCCAGCATCTTTGTCGTGTGAGCCGTAAGATAGGGAAGGTCCTTCCCGGCGCGGGCGAGCGGCAGCAGCAGCGCGGCGCTTTCGAGGCCGCGCCCGGAGAGCTGCAGCAGTTCGGCGGCAATGTAGACGTCACCGCCGGGGCGCTGATGGTCGCGGATCCGCTGTGCTGCCGCGAGCCACTGCTCCCAAGGAAAATAGACGCTCATCATGTCGGGTCGCGGAGGGGGTGTCCGGATTCGGCCGGTCAAATAGGGCAGCAGGGCCTGACGGGCCAGCGCCGTGTCGAAATACCCGGGCAAAGGGAATTGATCCGCATCCTGCGACAGGAGGTGGAGATCGAACAGGCCGGCTTTCTCCAGCAGGTCGTCTCGCTTCCGTCGCCCTATCGTGGCGTCGAGATTGGCGAGGAAGGCCACGACGACCGCGTCGGTATCGTCTGCGGCGACTTCTCCTTCCTCGATTTGCTGGAAAAGGGCAAGAAGCGGTTCAGCACCGATATACTCCAGGCTGGCGACCCGCCGGAACCATAGGCCGAGAGGATAGGACAAATTCTCCTCGACAGCCATCATGTCCAGAATGTCCTTGTCGGCGATGCCCAGGGACAGAGGCGCCGAGAGACCGTTGAAACCCAGTCTGCGAAGTTCCGGCCCTCCGTCATTGGCGAACCAATAGGCGAGACGATGGGTGGGCGGATATGACTGAGGGTGGTCCCGGACATAACGGAGCCAAGGCTGAATATCGTCTTCGGATGCAAGCACCGTAGCGGAGATCTCGGAAAGGCCCATTTGTTCCAGTTGCGCGGCCAGCTTTGCCTTCGTGGGATCGTCGGTGCCCGAAAGGGCGATGCCGAAGAATGTCGTCATCAATTTGGGCTGCTCGATCATTTCGGGATCGCGCCTGGCCGCTGCGACGAGAGACGCGAGATTGCCGTCCAGAGCGACCGCACGGAGGTAACCGACGCTCTGCAGAAGGAAGCTTTTGATGCTGACATGGACTTGTGGTTCGAGCATCTTCAGCCGCCCGCCGGCGGTCTCGACCGTCACCAGATAGAGTTCGAGGGAACTGTTGGCGTCTGCGAGGCGCGGTGCGGGCAGTGTATTGAGCAGCGCATGGGCTGCGGCACGGTCGAGGCCGCCATATTTGATCTTGGCATAGGCGATCTCGGGATCGTGGATGCGCTTGTCGGGCAGCGGCGGGTAATGCGGACGCGCCAGCAGCACGTCGGCGAAGGCGGCGATTTCGGTTGCCTGCTTGCAGGTGGCGCCGGGCGCGGCCAAGGCGGGACCGGCAAGGATCGAGCCCATGACGAAAGCCGCACAAAGGCGGCGAATCACGATTTTCATTGAGGCCCCCCTCATTTGAACGAGAGGTTCAGGCCATGGCGCGGCAAGGTCAAGTCCTTGCCTGTATTATGATACTCCATTGCGTTTCAGGATGTCGGCTGATGCCGTCGTGGCAGGCGCCTCGGCGACGGTGTCGGCAGGATATCCGGGCTTCCAAGGGGGGATCTTTATACTTTTCTGACGAGGAAGGGGTAAAAATACTATACGATCTTTATTTGAAAAGCGGCCGAGATGGTCGTAGAATGCAGTATCGATTGGTTATCTTCGTTCTGTTCTAAAGTAAAATTTATGGTTCCGCAGACATAACCAGGACTGAAGATCCAGAGTGTATCTGCATTTGCGGATGTTTTTCTTGATATTGCAATGAAGACCTCATCATCCCCAAGGCTGGACCTCGTCTCCAGGGTCACCGTTCATATTTTCATCGGGCAACTGACGATCGCCGCAATCATGGCGGCTTCGAGCCCGAAGGGCTTCATGCCCACCTTTTCGGTCCTGCTCGCCTTCTTCGCCTTCATTCAGGTCCTGCTGGCGCTGAGCGGCGGGCGGCGTCCTCCTGCCGGTTCTCTCACCGAATGGGACGGCGTCTCCTGGCTGCTTCTGGTGGCGACGGGGTGCCATCTGCTCTGTCGCTGACGGCGCCCGGCCGCGAGACCCTTACTCCATCGTCTCCAGTTCGGCGATCATGCCTTCGATCATGCCGAGCCCGATCTGCCAGAAGGCGGGATCGCGGGCGTCGAGGCCGAAGGGCGCGAGCAGCTCCGAGTGGTGCTTGGTGCCGCCCGCCGCCAGCATGGCGAGGTAGCGCTCGGCGAAGCCCTCATGCGCCTTCTCGTAGACGCCGTAGAGCGAGTTCACCAGGCAGTCGCCGAAGGCATAGGCGTAGACGTAGAAGGGCGAGTGGATGAAATGCGGGATATAGGCCCAGAAGGTCTCGTAGCCCGGGCCGATATGGATGGCGGGGCCGAGGCTCTCCGCCTGCACCGAAAGCCACATCTCGTTGATCTGCTCGCTGGTGAGCTCGCCTTCCCGGCGCCCCAGATGCACCTTGCGCTCGAAGGCGTAGAACGCGATCTGCCTGACCACCGTGTTGATCATGTCCTCCACCTTGGCGGCGAGCATGGCCTTCCTCTGCTGGGGCGTCTGCGCCCTCGCCAGCAGCGCGCGGAAGGTGAGCATCTCGCCGAAGACCGATGCGGTCTCGGCCAGGGTCAGCGGCGTCGGCGCCATCAGCGGCCCGTTGGGGGCGGCGAGCACCTGGTGCACGCCGTGGCCGAGTTCGTGGGCGAGCGTCATCACGTCGCGCGGCTTGCCCTGGTAGTTGAGCAGCACATAGGGATGGGCGGAGGGAACGGTCGGGTGGGCGAAGGCGCCCGGCGCCTTGCCGGGGCGGATCGGCGCATCGATCCAGTTGCGGTCGAAGAACCGGCCGGCGATGCCGGCCATGCGCGGCGAGAAGCCGGCATAGGCGTCGAGCACCGTCGCCTTGGCCTCCTCCCAGCGGATGGGCGGCGTCTCGACCTTGGGCAGCGGCGCGTTGCGGTCCCAATGGTTGAGCCGGTCGAGCCCGAACCATTTGGCCTTCAGGCGGTAATAGCGGTGCGAAAGCCTGGGATAGGCCTCCTGCACGGCGGAGACCAGGGCGTCCACCACCTCGCGCTCGACGCGGTTGGCGAGGTGGCGCGAATCCGCGACGTCCGCGAAGGAGCGCCAGCGGTCCGAGATCTCCTTGTCCTTGGCGAGGGTGTTGGTGATCAGGGTGAAGAGGCGCAGATTGTCCTTGAAGGTGCGGGCGAGGGCATGGGCCGCCGCCTCGCGCTTGGCGGCGGACTGGTCCTGAAGGAGGTTCAGGGTCGGCTCCAGCGTCAGTTCCTGGCTGTCGACCTTGAAGCGCAGCCCCGATATCGTCTCGTCGAACAGGCGGTTCCAGGCGCCGCGGCCGGTGACGGACTTGTCGTGGAACAATTGCTCGATGCGGTCCTCGAGCTGGTGGGGCTTTTCGTAGCGGATATCGTCGAACCACGGCTTCCAATGCGCGAGGGCAGGGTCGGCGACGGCCTGCGCCAGCACCGCGTCGTCGATGCGGTTGAGCTCCAGCGTGAAGAAGAGGAGATGGGAGGAGGCGGTGGTCAGCCTGTCCTGCACGTCGCCGTAGAATTTGGCGCGGGCGGCGTCGGTGGTGTCGCCGGCATAGACGAGGCCGGCGAAGGAGGCGATGCGGCCGAGCCGGTCCTCGATCGCCTCATAGTCGCGGACGACGGCGGCGAAGAGCGATGCCCCGTCGGGCCGGCCGAGCAGCGCGGCGAGCCTACCCTTGTGGGCCTCCTCGAAGGCGATGCAGTCGGCGAGGCCCTTTTCGAGGTCCGCGGCCACCTCCGGCGAATCGATGCCGGCATAGAGATCGCCGAGATTCCATTCCGGCAGGCGGCCGAGCTCGTCGGTTCCCGTCGAATCGCGGGGGGCGGGGCCGGCGGCGGTCTTGCTGTCCATGGAAACTCCTGTCGGGCATGGTGGCGGCCCTGCGCAGGCAGGGCCCGAGGGGCGTGTCGCTGCGTCTCATATCGCTGTTGCCGGCGCCCGATTCAACCGGGGCGGCGCAATCGGATTTTCGTCGAACGTCGTTAAGCAGTCCTTCACGCTTCTGCTCCTAGATGATCCGAAACGGCACATCGGGGCGCGGCCCCGAGGCGGGCTTGCCCTGGTCGGAGCTTCGGACCGGCCAGGGCAAGCGCGCGGAATTCGTAGATTGCAAGATTTGGGCATTGCAGGAATTCGGCGGGGGATTGATGGGTTCGACTGTTCTGATTGCCGATGATGATCCGGTGCAGCGCCGGCTCCTCGAAGCGATGGTGCGGCGCTTCGGCTACCATGCGCGGCTCGCCGACGGCGGCGAGGCGGCGCTGCGCGAAATCGAGGCGGGCCGGATCGACCTCGTCATCCTCGATCTCGTCATGCCCGATCTAGACGGCATGGGCGTGCTGGGCCGCCTGCGGGCCAAGGGCATCGCGGTGCCCGTCATCGTCCAGACCGCGCATGGCTCGATCGACGCGGTGATCTCGGCCATGCGGGCGGGCGCGGCCGATTTCGTGGTCAAGCCGGTGGGCGGCGAAAGACTGCAGATATCGATCCGCAACGCCTTGCGGATGCATGCGCTCGAGCGCGATGCCCGCCTGCTGGCGAAGCGTTCGGCCGGCCTTCTCGGCTTCAGGGACATGGTCGTGCGCAGCCCCGAGATGGAACGCGTGGCCCATCTCAGCGAGCGGGCGGCGGGCTCGGCCATTCCCGTCCTGATCGAGGGCGAGGCCGGCACCGGCAAGCAGACCGTGGCGCGGGCGATCCACGGGACCGGCGAGCGCCGGGGCCGCCCGTTCGTCGCCGTCAACTGCGCCGCGCTGCCCGAGGAGACGGCCGAGGCGATCCTGTTCGGCCATGAGAAGAACAGCGTCGCCGGCGCGCCGGACAGGCAGGTGGGCAAGTTCGCCGAGGCGCATGGCGGCACGCTATTCCTGGAAGACATCGGCGAACTGCCGCTGGACCTCCAGGCCAGGATCGTCGAGGCGCTGCGCAGCGGCGAGGTCGGGCCGGTCGGGGCGCGCCGGCCGGTGCGCACCGAGTTCCGGCTGATCTCCTCGACCAGCTGCAACCTCATCGAGCGGGTCAAGGCCGGCCTGTTCCGCGAGGATCTCTATTACCGCCTGCACGTCTTTCCCATCATGCTGCCGCCGCTGCGGCTGCGGCGGGACGACGTCGGCGAGCTCGCGCGGCATTTCCTGGCGCGATTCTCGGTCGAGGAGGGCCGGCGCGTCCGCTCCATCTCGGCCGAGGCGCTGGCGATGCTGGCGGCCTATGACTGGCCCGGCAATGTCCGCCAGCTGGAAAATGCGGTGTTCCGGGCGGTGATCCTGGCGGAGGGCGACGAGGTCGGGGTGGCCGAGTTCCCGCAGATCGCGGCGCGCGTGGAGGGCTTCGACGTGCGCATCCCCTCCGCGCCGCTGCTGCCGCCCAGGCCCGTCCATGCCGGCCCGGCGATGATCACCGGGCAGCCCCTGCGGGAGATCGTCACGGTGCGCGATCCCCATACCATGGCGATGCTCGACGCGCGGGGCGACGTGCGGACCATGGCCTCCCTGGAGGCCGACATGCTGAAATTCGCCATCCGGCACCATCGCGGCCAGATGACGGAGGTCGCCCGCAAGCTCGGCATCGGGCGCTCGACCCTTTACCGCAAGCTGAAGGAATTGGGCCTTGACGAAGCGGCGATCGGCGTGAGACCCGAAGTCTTCCCCGATGCCCACCGGGCGGCGTGATCGTTCGCACACCGGATTTTGTATTGAAACTGGCATTGTCGCGTTCACAATCCGATTGATGGAAAGGTGGCGCCTTACCTTCGGCGTCATGATTGAGGGATAAAATGAATTGCCGCGCTAACTTGCTGGCTTCGGTTGCTCTGGCCCTGGCCCTGGGTGCGTTCACCGTCCCGGCCCTGGCCGGGAGCGGCCTCGAGCCTTCCGCCATCGACGTGCCGGCACTGAGCCCGGCCGAGCAGGAACACGCCTACGCGCCGGCGAGCCCACAGACGGAACCGGCCGCCGCCTCGCCCCGGGGCGAACGGGCGGCGCTGTCCGCCGATCCGCAGCCGGATCCCGGCCCCGTCTCCACCTCCTCGCTGGCGCCCGCGCCGGTCGGCGACGTGCCGGTGCCGCTGCCGGCGCTGGCACAGGAGCCGTCGGCGGCGGCGTCCCCCGCCCATGCCGCCGATCCCGCTCTGGCCTCGACCATGCCGGCCGCGCCGTCCGGCCCGGAGCCGGGGCCGATGCCGGCCGTGCAGCAGCCCGCGCCGGCCGTGCAGAGCACGCCTCCCGCGGCCGCCGCCGAGCCGGTGGAAACACCGCCGTCGGTCCGCGCGCCGCAGGACGCCGCGGCCGTCGCCGCCAGCCTCGCCGCCCGGCTCGAAGACCTCGTGGCCCGGCACGGCCAGGACGCGCAGGCGATCAGCGATTTCTACGGCCTGCGCAATCATGCGCCGCTCTGGGTGGTCGACGGCGCCCTGACGCCGGTCGCCAAGGCGCTGGTCGAGCGCATGAGCCGTGCCGGCGATGACGGCCTCGACGCTGCGGCCTTCCATGTCGGGGGCCTCGACATCTTGGCCTCGGCCGGCGCCGACGGCCAGGCGCAGACGGAGGTCGCCATCGCCTCCGCCATCCTGACCTATATCCGGCAGGCTTCGAGCGGGCGGGTGGACACCCGCCAGATCGGCCGCGACATCGTGCCCGCCGTCAACATGCCGGAGGCCGTCGCCGCGCTGGCTTCGGTCGCCATCGCCGCCGATCCCGTCGCCGTGCTCGAAGGCTACAATCCGGTCGCCCCGCAATATCTGGCGCTGAAGCGCAAGCTCGCCGAGGTGCGCGCCGCCAATGCCGCGACGGCCCGGACCGCGCCGCCGCTGGTGCCGCCCGGCCCGACGCTCAGGGTCGGCATGAGCGACACCCGCGTGGCGGTGCTGCGCACCCGCCTCGGGCTGACCGCCAGCGACGGCGACGGCGCCGTCTATGACGAGGCGCTGCAGAAGGCGGTGCGCGACTTCCAGGCGCAGCGCAACCTCAAGGCCAGCGGCACGCTCGGCCCTGCGACCGTGGCGGCGCTGAACAGCGCGCTGCGCACCCCGCGAATCAATATCGAGAGCGAGATCGTCGCCAATATGGAGCGCTGGCGCTGGCTGCCGCACGACATGGGCGATTCCTACGTGCTGGTGAACGTGCCGGAATACAAGGTCCGCGTGATCAGGAACGGCGTGCCCGTCCTGGAATCGAAGGTGGTCGTCGGCAAGCCGAACACGCCGACGCCGCTGTTTTCCGACACCATGGATTTCGTGGTGATGAACCCGTCCTGGAACGTGCCCCAGTCGATCATCAAGAAGGAATATCTGCCCAAGCTGGCGGAGGATCCCGATTACCTGGCCCGCCACGGCTTCGTGGTGACCTATCGCGACGGCCAGATGCAGGTGC encodes the following:
- a CDS encoding sigma-54-dependent transcriptional regulator, translated to MGSTVLIADDDPVQRRLLEAMVRRFGYHARLADGGEAALREIEAGRIDLVILDLVMPDLDGMGVLGRLRAKGIAVPVIVQTAHGSIDAVISAMRAGAADFVVKPVGGERLQISIRNALRMHALERDARLLAKRSAGLLGFRDMVVRSPEMERVAHLSERAAGSAIPVLIEGEAGTGKQTVARAIHGTGERRGRPFVAVNCAALPEETAEAILFGHEKNSVAGAPDRQVGKFAEAHGGTLFLEDIGELPLDLQARIVEALRSGEVGPVGARRPVRTEFRLISSTSCNLIERVKAGLFREDLYYRLHVFPIMLPPLRLRRDDVGELARHFLARFSVEEGRRVRSISAEALAMLAAYDWPGNVRQLENAVFRAVILAEGDEVGVAEFPQIAARVEGFDVRIPSAPLLPPRPVHAGPAMITGQPLREIVTVRDPHTMAMLDARGDVRTMASLEADMLKFAIRHHRGQMTEVARKLGIGRSTLYRKLKELGLDEAAIGVRPEVFPDAHRAA
- a CDS encoding L,D-transpeptidase family protein, with amino-acid sequence MNCRANLLASVALALALGAFTVPALAGSGLEPSAIDVPALSPAEQEHAYAPASPQTEPAAASPRGERAALSADPQPDPGPVSTSSLAPAPVGDVPVPLPALAQEPSAAASPAHAADPALASTMPAAPSGPEPGPMPAVQQPAPAVQSTPPAAAAEPVETPPSVRAPQDAAAVAASLAARLEDLVARHGQDAQAISDFYGLRNHAPLWVVDGALTPVAKALVERMSRAGDDGLDAAAFHVGGLDILASAGADGQAQTEVAIASAILTYIRQASSGRVDTRQIGRDIVPAVNMPEAVAALASVAIAADPVAVLEGYNPVAPQYLALKRKLAEVRAANAATARTAPPLVPPGPTLRVGMSDTRVAVLRTRLGLTASDGDGAVYDEALQKAVRDFQAQRNLKASGTLGPATVAALNSALRTPRINIESEIVANMERWRWLPHDMGDSYVLVNVPEYKVRVIRNGVPVLESKVVVGKPNTPTPLFSDTMDFVVMNPSWNVPQSIIKKEYLPKLAEDPDYLARHGFVVTYRDGQMQVRQPPGEDNALGHIKFMFPNNFSVYLHDTSTRSLFAKDKRAFSHGCVRVDNPYNFAETVMGAENGWTANRVESMVGGREQRIDLKQKIPVHIAYFTAYVDEGGELKLVDDLYGYDQKVVSALGLRG
- a CDS encoding M3 family oligoendopeptidase, coding for MDSKTAAGPAPRDSTGTDELGRLPEWNLGDLYAGIDSPEVAADLEKGLADCIAFEEAHKGRLAALLGRPDGASLFAAVVRDYEAIEDRLGRIASFAGLVYAGDTTDAARAKFYGDVQDRLTTASSHLLFFTLELNRIDDAVLAQAVADPALAHWKPWFDDIRYEKPHQLEDRIEQLFHDKSVTGRGAWNRLFDETISGLRFKVDSQELTLEPTLNLLQDQSAAKREAAAHALARTFKDNLRLFTLITNTLAKDKEISDRWRSFADVADSRHLANRVEREVVDALVSAVQEAYPRLSHRYYRLKAKWFGLDRLNHWDRNAPLPKVETPPIRWEEAKATVLDAYAGFSPRMAGIAGRFFDRNWIDAPIRPGKAPGAFAHPTVPSAHPYVLLNYQGKPRDVMTLAHELGHGVHQVLAAPNGPLMAPTPLTLAETASVFGEMLTFRALLARAQTPQQRKAMLAAKVEDMINTVVRQIAFYAFERKVHLGRREGELTSEQINEMWLSVQAESLGPAIHIGPGYETFWAYIPHFIHSPFYVYAYAFGDCLVNSLYGVYEKAHEGFAERYLAMLAAGGTKHHSELLAPFGLDARDPAFWQIGLGMIEGMIAELETME